A region of Epinephelus fuscoguttatus linkage group LG1, E.fuscoguttatus.final_Chr_v1 DNA encodes the following proteins:
- the tacc1 gene encoding transforming acidic coiled-coil-containing protein 1 isoform X3, with protein sequence MGQDEPAAAVGGPLEVNIQTLEAEQTENHTEALNSVPVPASSSVREAPEEVECTATPSEPPQAPVPVLVSDPVPELASEPAPASAPAPAPTPAPPPDPAETSAPVEASVPVEAFAPAEASDPTPTPVSAPAPQPDSVHISEPADSPVPEPPEQKPEPQCNGLDQTKPPQNTKTSKSKPPPLKVEASLNELAQTNEEQELPVPKATYNFDPDQLDDSFNPFMSGGSKIQNSPPPFGASSLPRLEPLGSSMPVCEASSAAPAEAEVMEPSSEAKPVMLEFSLDEGTVSKPPPRKLGGKKTTSKLAAKKQKAKGSAASCKPAPEPTVSETDSQPASEPVSDPLPETALPVTDSTAPLNIDDIPIPKSGTYNFDPNQWDDPNFNPFGSNSKVSSSPVLPKGSYSFDPDSFDDSVDPFKPSKTLDMEDSPSSAPSSAPQPEKKVKDGGKQKAGQPAGEKKVRQIPKKSKERTITNSCKVQKYDESQSLVLDVCNQEEDEVVAQTPEITQRVHHATDEEKLASTGIMGQTTDSQEDKGEPECIKAPVKKQPVSDVSVMEGPETKIADHLEEKDTCSLKEDISEISMNPTTKMTSSEVPDTAALSQDNIPLSEMDKAAVLTLIREEIITKEIEVNEWKRKYEESRAEVVEMRKIVAEYEKTVAQMIEDEQQQKSLSCTKSVRQLTMERDQAIADLNSVERSFADLFRRYENMKGVLEGFKKNEEVLKKCAQDYLMRIKQEEQRYQTLKLHAEEKLDKANEDIAQVRAKANAESVALSASLRKEQMRVESLERAVLQKNQEIEELTKICDELIAKLGTE encoded by the exons ATGGGTCAGGATGAGCCTGCGGCTGCCGTGGGTGGCCCGTTGGAAGTAAACATCCAGACCCTGGAAGCAGAACAAACAGAGAATCATACAGAAGCCTTGAACTCTGTGCCTGTCCCTGCTTCATCCTCAGTGAGGGAAGCGCCTGAAGAAGTTGAATGCACAGCAACACCTTCTGAGCCACCCCAAGCCCCAGTCCCCGTCCTAGTTTCAGATCCTGTCCCGGAGTTGGCCTCAGAACCAGCCCCTGCTTCTGCTCCTGCCCCGGCTCCAACTCCAGCTCCTCCCCCTGATCCTGCTGAAACTTCTGCTCCTGTTGAAGCTTCTGTTCCTGTTGAGGCTTTTGCTCCTGCTGAAGCTTCTGATCCTACTCCTACTCCAGTTTCTGCTCCTGCTCCACAACCAGACTCAGTTCATATCAGTGAACCTGCAGACAGCCCAGTTCCAGAGCCCCCAGAGCAGAAACCAGAACCACAGTGCAATGGCCTCGACCAGACAAAGCCTCCTCAAAACACTAAAACCAGCAAGTCTAAGCCTCCACCCCTAAAGGTGGAAGCCTCGCTGAATGAGCTTGCCCAAACAAATGAGGAACAAGAACTTCCTGTACCCAAGGCCACTTACAATTTTGACCCTGATCAGCTGGATGACAGCTTTAACCCCTTCATGAGCGGCGGATCCAAAATCCAGAACTCTCCCCCTCCATTTGGGGCAAGCTCTCTCCCCAGACTTGAGCCACTTGGTAGCTCCATGCCCGTGTGTGAGGCCAgttcagcagctccagcagaagcagaggtgaTGGAGCCATCGTCAGAGGCGAAGCCTGTGATGCTGGAGTTCAGTCTGGACGAGGGGACAGTCAGCAAGCCACCCCCAAGGAAATTAGGTGGTAAAAAGACAACTAGCAAACTTGCAGCGAAGAAGCAAAAGGCCAAAGGATCAGCAGCTTCCTGCAAACCAGCACCAGAACCCACAGTGTCAGAAACAGATTCTCAACCAGCATCAGAACCAGTTTCAGATCCTCTTCCAGAAACTGCTTTGCCAGTCACAGACTCTACTGCACCTCTGAACATTGACGATATTCCTATTCCTAAGTCGGGAACATATAACTTTGATCCCAATCAGTGGGACGACCCAAACTTCAATCCGTTTGGTAGCAATAGCAAGGTGAGCAGCTCTCCAGTGCTCCCTAAGGGCTCCTACAGTTTTGATCCAGACAGTTTTGATGACTCTGTGGACCCTTTTAAACCTTCCAAAACCTTGGATATGGAGGACTCACCCAGTAGTGCCCCTAGTAGTGCCCCTCAGCcggagaaaaaagtaaaagatgGAGGCAAACAGAAAGCAGGGCAGCCAGCCGGGGAGAAGAAAGTGAGGCAGATCCCCAAGAAGAGCAAAGAAAGGACAATCAC gaATTCCTGTAAAGTTCAGAAATATGATGAGAGCCAGTCCCTGGTGCTCGACGTGTGCAATCag GAGGAGGACGAGGTGGTGGCTCAGACCCCAGAGATCACTCAGCGAGTTCATCACGCCACTGATGAGGAGAAGCTCGCCTCCACCGGCATCATGGGCCAGACAACAGACAGCCAGGAGGACAAAGGAGAGCCTGAATGCATCAAAGCACCTGTGAAGAAACAGCCAGTCAGTGACGTATCTGTCATGGAAG GTCCTGAGACTAAGATTGCAGATCACCTGGAGGAGAAGGATACCTGCAGTCTGAAAGAAGATATT AGCGAGATATCCATGAACCCAACAACAAAGATGACCAGCAGTGAGGTCCCTGACACAGCAGCCCTGTCCCAGGACAACATACCTCTGAGTGAGATGGACAAGGCTGCAGTGCTCACTCTGATCAGAGAAGAG ATCATCACTAAAGAGATCGAGGTCAATGAGTGGAAGAGAAAGTATGAAGAGAGCAGAGCCGAGGTTGTGGAGATGAG GAAAATAGTTGCAGAGTATGAGAAAACAGTTGCACAGATGATTG AGGacgagcagcagcagaagtCCTTGTCCTGCACCAAGTCAGTCAGGCAGTTGACCATGGAGAGAGATCAGGCCATTGCTGACCTCAACTCTGTGGAGCGCTCCTTTGCTGACCTCTTCAGGAGGTATGAGAACATGAAGGGAGTCCTGGAGGGCTTCAAGAAG AATGAGGAGGTGCTGAAAAAGTGTGCGCAGGACTACCTGATGCGGATCAAGCAGGAGGAGCAACGATACCAGACCCTCAAGCTGCATGCCGAGGAGAAACTGGACAA GGCTAATGAGGACATAGCCCAGGTACGTGCCAAGGCCAACGCTGAGAGTGTCGCATTGAGCGCCAGCCTGAGAAAGGAGCAGATGAGGGTGGAGTCACTTGAAAGAGCTGTCCTTCAAAAG aATCAAGAGATCGAGGAGCTCACAAAGATCTGCGATGAACTGATCGCCAAACTGGGAACAGAATAA
- the tacc1 gene encoding transforming acidic coiled-coil-containing protein 1 isoform X1, translated as MSWLSPVSWAKWTWTAVRGGEEDEEGQEANEEREQHGERGEEEEEERSQGCSSDSEGHFDTPEAATPVRAPPTFPGELENNNTDADQTDVDQEEQLIVTAPVWDQDILLRHNMGQDEPAAAVGGPLEVNIQTLEAEQTENHTEALNSVPVPASSSVREAPEEVECTATPSEPPQAPVPVLVSDPVPELASEPAPASAPAPAPTPAPPPDPAETSAPVEASVPVEAFAPAEASDPTPTPVSAPAPQPDSVHISEPADSPVPEPPEQKPEPQCNGLDQTKPPQNTKTSKSKPPPLKVEASLNELAQTNEEQELPVPKATYNFDPDQLDDSFNPFMSGGSKIQNSPPPFGASSLPRLEPLGSSMPVCEASSAAPAEAEVMEPSSEAKPVMLEFSLDEGTVSKPPPRKLGGKKTTSKLAAKKQKAKGSAASCKPAPEPTVSETDSQPASEPVSDPLPETALPVTDSTAPLNIDDIPIPKSGTYNFDPNQWDDPNFNPFGSNSKVSSSPVLPKGSYSFDPDSFDDSVDPFKPSKTLDMEDSPSSAPSSAPQPEKKVKDGGKQKAGQPAGEKKVRQIPKKSKERTITNSCKVQKYDESQSLVLDVCNQEEDEVVAQTPEITQRVHHATDEEKLASTGIMGQTTDSQEDKGEPECIKAPVKKQPVSDVSVMEGPETKIADHLEEKDTCSLKEDISEISMNPTTKMTSSEVPDTAALSQDNIPLSEMDKAAVLTLIREEIITKEIEVNEWKRKYEESRAEVVEMRKIVAEYEKTVAQMIEDEQQQKSLSCTKSVRQLTMERDQAIADLNSVERSFADLFRRYENMKGVLEGFKKNEEVLKKCAQDYLMRIKQEEQRYQTLKLHAEEKLDKANEDIAQVRAKANAESVALSASLRKEQMRVESLERAVLQKNQEIEELTKICDELIAKLGTE; from the exons ATGTCTTGGCTGTCACCCGTGTCATGGGCCAAATGGACGTGGACGGCAGTGCGAGgtggagaggaggatgaagaggggCAGGAGGCCAACGAGGAGAGGGAGCAacatggagagagaggagaggaggaggaggaggagagatctCAAGGCTGCAG CTCCGACTCAGAGGGTCATTTCGACACTCCTGAGGCAGCAACTCCTGTCCGCGCCCCTCCGACCTTCCCAGGAGAGCTGGAGAACAACAACACTGATGCAGACCAAACAG atgTGGATCAGGAGGAGCAGCTGATAGTGACTGCACCTGTTTGGGATCAGGATATTTTACTCCGCCACAACATGGGTCAGGATGAGCCTGCGGCTGCCGTGGGTGGCCCGTTGGAAGTAAACATCCAGACCCTGGAAGCAGAACAAACAGAGAATCATACAGAAGCCTTGAACTCTGTGCCTGTCCCTGCTTCATCCTCAGTGAGGGAAGCGCCTGAAGAAGTTGAATGCACAGCAACACCTTCTGAGCCACCCCAAGCCCCAGTCCCCGTCCTAGTTTCAGATCCTGTCCCGGAGTTGGCCTCAGAACCAGCCCCTGCTTCTGCTCCTGCCCCGGCTCCAACTCCAGCTCCTCCCCCTGATCCTGCTGAAACTTCTGCTCCTGTTGAAGCTTCTGTTCCTGTTGAGGCTTTTGCTCCTGCTGAAGCTTCTGATCCTACTCCTACTCCAGTTTCTGCTCCTGCTCCACAACCAGACTCAGTTCATATCAGTGAACCTGCAGACAGCCCAGTTCCAGAGCCCCCAGAGCAGAAACCAGAACCACAGTGCAATGGCCTCGACCAGACAAAGCCTCCTCAAAACACTAAAACCAGCAAGTCTAAGCCTCCACCCCTAAAGGTGGAAGCCTCGCTGAATGAGCTTGCCCAAACAAATGAGGAACAAGAACTTCCTGTACCCAAGGCCACTTACAATTTTGACCCTGATCAGCTGGATGACAGCTTTAACCCCTTCATGAGCGGCGGATCCAAAATCCAGAACTCTCCCCCTCCATTTGGGGCAAGCTCTCTCCCCAGACTTGAGCCACTTGGTAGCTCCATGCCCGTGTGTGAGGCCAgttcagcagctccagcagaagcagaggtgaTGGAGCCATCGTCAGAGGCGAAGCCTGTGATGCTGGAGTTCAGTCTGGACGAGGGGACAGTCAGCAAGCCACCCCCAAGGAAATTAGGTGGTAAAAAGACAACTAGCAAACTTGCAGCGAAGAAGCAAAAGGCCAAAGGATCAGCAGCTTCCTGCAAACCAGCACCAGAACCCACAGTGTCAGAAACAGATTCTCAACCAGCATCAGAACCAGTTTCAGATCCTCTTCCAGAAACTGCTTTGCCAGTCACAGACTCTACTGCACCTCTGAACATTGACGATATTCCTATTCCTAAGTCGGGAACATATAACTTTGATCCCAATCAGTGGGACGACCCAAACTTCAATCCGTTTGGTAGCAATAGCAAGGTGAGCAGCTCTCCAGTGCTCCCTAAGGGCTCCTACAGTTTTGATCCAGACAGTTTTGATGACTCTGTGGACCCTTTTAAACCTTCCAAAACCTTGGATATGGAGGACTCACCCAGTAGTGCCCCTAGTAGTGCCCCTCAGCcggagaaaaaagtaaaagatgGAGGCAAACAGAAAGCAGGGCAGCCAGCCGGGGAGAAGAAAGTGAGGCAGATCCCCAAGAAGAGCAAAGAAAGGACAATCAC gaATTCCTGTAAAGTTCAGAAATATGATGAGAGCCAGTCCCTGGTGCTCGACGTGTGCAATCag GAGGAGGACGAGGTGGTGGCTCAGACCCCAGAGATCACTCAGCGAGTTCATCACGCCACTGATGAGGAGAAGCTCGCCTCCACCGGCATCATGGGCCAGACAACAGACAGCCAGGAGGACAAAGGAGAGCCTGAATGCATCAAAGCACCTGTGAAGAAACAGCCAGTCAGTGACGTATCTGTCATGGAAG GTCCTGAGACTAAGATTGCAGATCACCTGGAGGAGAAGGATACCTGCAGTCTGAAAGAAGATATT AGCGAGATATCCATGAACCCAACAACAAAGATGACCAGCAGTGAGGTCCCTGACACAGCAGCCCTGTCCCAGGACAACATACCTCTGAGTGAGATGGACAAGGCTGCAGTGCTCACTCTGATCAGAGAAGAG ATCATCACTAAAGAGATCGAGGTCAATGAGTGGAAGAGAAAGTATGAAGAGAGCAGAGCCGAGGTTGTGGAGATGAG GAAAATAGTTGCAGAGTATGAGAAAACAGTTGCACAGATGATTG AGGacgagcagcagcagaagtCCTTGTCCTGCACCAAGTCAGTCAGGCAGTTGACCATGGAGAGAGATCAGGCCATTGCTGACCTCAACTCTGTGGAGCGCTCCTTTGCTGACCTCTTCAGGAGGTATGAGAACATGAAGGGAGTCCTGGAGGGCTTCAAGAAG AATGAGGAGGTGCTGAAAAAGTGTGCGCAGGACTACCTGATGCGGATCAAGCAGGAGGAGCAACGATACCAGACCCTCAAGCTGCATGCCGAGGAGAAACTGGACAA GGCTAATGAGGACATAGCCCAGGTACGTGCCAAGGCCAACGCTGAGAGTGTCGCATTGAGCGCCAGCCTGAGAAAGGAGCAGATGAGGGTGGAGTCACTTGAAAGAGCTGTCCTTCAAAAG aATCAAGAGATCGAGGAGCTCACAAAGATCTGCGATGAACTGATCGCCAAACTGGGAACAGAATAA